AATCAAATCACCCTGCACGCTGCGTCCGGCGCATTGCGCCTGCCAACCACGGAAATCCGTGCCGTCAAACATCAATCTCATCAAAAAGCGTGCCATAAACCTAAACCGCGCTGATAAGCACCATCAGAGCCAAAACGCTGAGGCCGACGAGATTGGGCAGGGAACCATCCCCCTTTTCCAGGGGCGTCTTAAAAATATGTTCCAGTTGAGCTTCAATCACTTCCGAGGATTGATAGACCTGGGTGCCCACACCCACCATATTGTCCAACACAGCGCCGATGCTATTGTAACCCTTGATTTTATCACGTTCAAAGAGTTTGAAATAAGCCCGAATATAGAGGCCGGTGGCAAAGGCGAAGCGGAGGGATTTTCTTCCCCAAGAACGGCGGCGCAAGCCATAAGTATCTCGTAATATATCTTTTACGTGCAGGTTCGCGAAACACCAAACGGTGGCTTCGATGAAAAAGATGAGTTTGAGGGAAAACAGCACTAAGTCTGGGAAAGCCCTGCCAAACAGAGTGCCAAAAATCCAGTAGGCGGCTAAAAACGGCAGCGAAAACCGCAGGCCTTTCCACAGCTTGGAATACAAATCCAGTTCAAGCAGCATAAAGATTAAAAAGAGCGCCATCAGCATTATGATTTGACGCCAGGAAGCATCCAGAGCGGAGAAAAGCGCCATCACCAATATCAGCAATCTCAGCCACAGGTTTTGCCCGCTGAGCGCCGAAGTTTTTCCCTCATTCAGTTTGGCCATCCTCTTGGTCTGTGGGGTTTCCGCCCTCCTCTTCAGGTTCATTTTCCACGGGTGGGCTCACATCATCTTCAATCTCGGTTTCGAGGACTGTTTCCGGAGCTGTATCCTCTTGTGGTTCATCGAGTTCAGGGCTGCCCTCAATTGGAGTTTCTTCCT
The window above is part of the Candidatus Cloacimonadota bacterium genome. Proteins encoded here:
- a CDS encoding tRNA pseudouridine(38-40) synthase TruA, which codes for MARFLMRLMFDGTDFRGWQAQCAGRSVQGDLI